The following is a genomic window from Deinococcus fonticola.
CGGTCTGATTGAACGGGGGATTTGTGGGGTGGGACGCTGTGGAAGAAAAGTCCTCTCGTGTGGGGACAGGGAGGGCGTCCCAATAGGGCGTTCTGCGCTGTCCAGCACGGTGGGAATTCCAGGTGTTCCACAAACTTGGTCATGTTCGCGCCGCGCCTCCCGTATGGTCAGGGCAGAGAATCTAGGCCCGTCTGGCCCTGTCTCGCCGCTCCAGGAGGAAAAAGTCATGAGCCGACCAAACACCGTCCGCCCCGCCCAGAAACGCCGCTCCCCACTGCCCGCCGTGCTGCTGAGCGCCGTGGTCACTGCCGGAGCCGTGGCGGGCGCCACCGCCGTGTTTTCCGGCCGCACGCAGCAGACCACCGAAGAATTCGCGCAGAAACTGACGTCCTCGCTGAACGCTTCCGGCGTGGTCACCGCGCAGCAGACGGGGTACCAGAAGGGGTTTGCCAGCAGCACCCAGACCATGACCGTGAACATCGCCCCGGAGGACGCCGGGAAACCCGTGCAACTGCTGGTCACGAACCACATCAAGCACGGGCCGTTTCCGGGGATGCGGGGCGTCGGGCAGGCCATCGTGGACACGGACATTCGCTTCGCGGACGCGCAGACTCAGGCGCAGTTCGAGCGGGCCTTTGCCGGCAAAAAACCCACCATTCGTACCCTGATCGGGCTGGGCGGCGACACCAGCACCCGGATTGAAGTGCCGGGCGGCCGCGTCACCGAGGACGGCTCGACCATGACCTGGCAGGCCCTGCAAGGCGACGTGGCGGTCAGCGGCCAGACCACCACCACGAACCTGACCTGGCCCGGCCTGAAGATCACCGGCGCCGACGGTCAAGGCGAACTGGGGGCCGTTACCCTGAGGGGCAGCACCCACAGGCAAAACGAGCAGGATCAACTGGGCACCGGCACGTCCACTTTTAAGATCGCCAGCATGAAGTTCACTTCGGCGGGGCAAACCGTGCGCCTGAATAATATGGAGGTCAGCGGGGACTCGCGCCTCAGCGATCCTGAGCACTATGACGGCGTGGTGAAATACACCATCGGTGAACTGGCCTTTGCGGACAAGAACCTGAAGAACGTGCAGCTGCACCTGGGCGTGCGCCACCTGGCCCGCGAACCCCTGAACCGCCTGCTGGGGCTGGTCAATGAAATGCAGCGGGCCAGCACTCAGGGAAATAGCACCCAGGCGGCCCGCACCCCTGACCTGACGCCCGCGCAGGAGAAGCAACTCGGCCAGGACATGCTGGCCCTGCTGAAGGACAGCCCACGCTTGACCCTGGATCGCCTGAGCCTCACGCAGCCGGGCGGTGAAATCCTGCTGACCGGGCAGGCCAGCGCCCCCAGAATGGCGACCATGACCGCCCAGCAGCTTGAGTTGCTGACCGACCAGCCCGCCGTTCTGGCGACCATGGCCGACATTCACCTGGAAGCCGGCGCCAGCGAGCAGGCCCTCACTGAACTGCTGGGGCTGTTCGGCGGCCGCCTGGCGAACCTGGGCGGCACCCTGCAACCCATGATCGAGCAGGGATACGTCGTGAAGCAGGGCGACCAGCTCCGTACCGTGCTGGATTTCAAGGACGGCACCCCCACCCTGAACGGCAAGGCCCTGGGAGATTGAGCCGGGCGCGCGGCCGTGCGTCTCTAGAGCATTTGACATAAGAGCGGAATGCTTTTTGTCCGAGTAGAGCAAGTGAATTCAGATGGGCAGGACGAAGAATGAAGCGCTCTGGGGTACTCTTCCACACCTCCCGGAATTCGGAGACCTGCTCTACACCTGAATATCTTTCTGCGCCAGTTCGGGGCGGGTGAAGCGCTCGAAACGCAGTGGGTCGATGTCGATAAAAGGCGTTTCTCCCAGCGCCTCCTGCGCGATGACGCGCCCCACAGCGGCGGCCTGCATGACGCCGTGGCCGCTGAATCCGCAGGCGTTCAGCCAGCCGTCGAGGTGCGGCATGCGGCCCAGAATGGGCATCTCGTCGGGTGTGAGTTCGTAGTAGCCCCACCAGCTTGCGCCCCGGTCCAGGCCCGCTTCCTGCAACCAGGGAAAACGCTCCAGGGCGGGCAGCAGGGTGTGTTCCAGCCAGTCCCAGTCCAGGCCCTCGCGCCAGCCGGTGTCGGCCTCGTTGGCGCGGCCGATCAGCAGGCGCTCGCCCTCCGAGCGCAGCCACACGCCGCTGCTCAGGTCGAAGGTCATGGGCACCCGGCGCGGGGTCTTCAGCGGCCCCGTCGTGTACACCATGCGCCTGCCCGGCCACACCGGCAGCTCGAACCCGGCCAGCCGCGCCAGTTCGCCCGCCCAGGCGCCGCAGGTGTTGATCAGCAGCGGGGCCTCGAACACCCCGGCGGGGGTCTGCACCTGCCACAGGCCATTTATGCGCTTCAGGGCGGTGACGGGCGTGCCGGTGTGCAGCGCTGCGCCCTCTTCGCGCGCCCGCCGCAGAAACCCGAAGGTCACTCCGTGCGGGTCGACCACCCCGTCCTGCGCCCCGAAGGTGCAGGCCTCGATGCCCGCCGGATCGAACTCCAGCACCTGCTGCGCTTCCGTGGGGCTCAGGATGGCCGTGGGGGCGCCCAGTTCGCGTTGCCGCGCCACGCCGGCCCGGTGCGCGGGCCACCGCTCCGGCGGCACCAGCAGCAGGTAGCCGATGGCCCTGAACTCGGCTTCCGGCATCTGACGGTACTCCTGGATGCTATGCAGCGACAGCAAGATGTTGGTGGGCGTGTTGAACTGCGTGCGCACCCCCGCCGCGCTGCGCCCCGAAGACCCCAGCGCGGGACTGTCCTGCGCCTCCAGCACCTGCACGCGCAGGCCGCGCTGCGCCAGGCGGTAAGCGCACGCTGCCCCCAGGATGCCTGCCCCGATCACCAGCGCGTCCGTTCGTGTCATTCACCCGAGTGTACGCTGAGCCGCGTGCTAGGCTAGCTTTTAACGCCAAGCAGGGTCGTGCCTGCCCCTCATTCTTATGCCTGACACCACGCCCAAACCCAAGCGCGAGCTGCCCAGACGGGAACAGCCCCGCCGCGAGCAGATTCATGAGGTCGCCAGCCGCCTGTTCTCCGAGCGCGGGTATCACGCCACCAGCATGCGTGAACTGGCCGGCGAACTGGGCATGCAGGGCGGCAGCCTGTACGCGCACATCAGCGGCAAGGAAGACCTGCTGGTGCAGATCGTCAACCGCGCCAGCCAGCAGTTCGACGAGGCGCTGCTGAGCCTGCGGGACGTGAACCTGCCCGCCGACGAGAAGCTGCGCGAGGCCATGCACCGCCACATTCTGGTGGTGGCCGACAACATGGACAGCGCCACCGTCTTTTTTCACGAGTGGAAGCACCTTTCGCCCGAAGCGTACACCCGCGTGACCGGCTGGCGCGACAGCATCGACCACTTCTACCGCGACCTGGTGACCGAAGGCATGCGCACGGGCCTGTTCCGCCCCGATCTGGACGTGAAGATGGCTGCCCTGCTCATCCTTTCCACCGTCAACTGGACCTACACCTGGTTTCACCCGCAGGGCACCCTGACGCCGCGCGATGTGGCCGACGGCTTCGCGGACATGCTGCTCAGCGGCCTGAGGGCCAGATGATTCCCCCCACCTTCACGGTCGCCATCCGGGACGCGCTGAAACATGCGCAGGGCCGCGCCGTTAAACTGAGCCGCACGCAACAGCTGGAAATCGGCGAGGATCTCTTCATCCGTATCGCGCCGGGCGGGCGCAAGTTCCTGCTGTTCAAACTGGAAGGTGAACCCACCCCCGCCGAAGGCCAGGCCATTGCCGACGTGCTGGGCCTGCAAACCCCGCAGCTCGGCTGGCATCAGGGCAAAACGCTGCGCTCCCTGACCGTGGTGGAGCAGGGCTGAGCAGCGGTTCACGGAGCAGGTTTTTTGCGTTCCGGCAGCTCGAAAACGTGCCAGGTCGCTCGGCTGACTGATGGGCACCGCCGCTGTTTTCCTTTGCCGCCCCGGTCAAGCGCCCAAAAGCTGCACTATCAGCATCCCCATTAGCGACTAAGACCTTAGCTGGTTCATGACCTCCTGAAATAACGAGAAAGGCGGCCCACCTGGAGCCGCCCTTCATGGTTAAGCCGGTTCAGCGCGGGTTGGCGCCTTCAAAGGCCGTCTTGAATTTCTGGAGATCCTCGGCGATCTGCTGGCTGGGTTCCTCGCCGAACAGTTTGGCCACGGCCGCGCCCAGCGGGCCAGCCGGCGGACGGTAACTCAGGGCCACATGAATGCGGGTCTTGCCGCCCTCAAGGCTTTCGAACTGCACGCTGCCAGCGTTGTCCACGGTCGCGCCGGGCAGGCTGTGCCAGCCGATGCGCTCGCCGGGCTTGTCGTTCACGATCTCGGCTTCCCACTCGACGTGCGTGCCCAGCGGGGCCTTGGCCACCCAGCGGCTGCGCTTGTCGTCCAGCGCGGTGACGCTTTCCAGGTGGCTCATGATCTGCGGCAGGTTTTCCAGTTTGCGCCAGTAGTCGTACACCTGCTGCGCGGGCCGGTCGATCACGACGCTGTGCTCCACGAAAATGGGTTTGGCCGCGCTGGCATTGCCGCTCAGGCCGGCGGCGGCCATCACGGGGTCATTGCCGGTGGCGGCCTTGTAGGCCAGGTAGCCGCCCGCGCCAGTCATCAGCAGGCCCAGAAAGCCGCGTTTCTTCAGGCCCATCAGGATCAGTGCGCCGCCCGCCGCGCCGTTCATCAGGCGGGTTTGATCCATGTTGCCGGTCATGTTGTTGTTCGTCATTTGTTTTTTCCTCCGTCGATTCAGTCTAGGCTGCCCGTTCACCGCGCCGGGTGAAGCCTTCCCCAAACCAGATTAACGCCGGGACAGCCTGCCGCGCCCCGCAAGTGGGCCCCCTAACGCTCCTGGGTGGGCTGGGTGCCGGCAGGGACGCCCTGCTCGGTCTTCTGTTCTTCGACCTCGCGCGTGGCCGCCTGATCCGCGCCACTGACCGGCCCGCCCTGCATGTTGGGGTCCAGGTTGGTGTTCGCGCCGTGCGTCTCGGTGGCGCTGCCCGTGGTGGTGTCCCGCGTGGCGGGCGTGCTGACTGGTTTTCCTTCGTCCATAACTGACGGCCTCCTTCAAGACCCGCCCAGTCTCGTGCACCTGGCGGCCCTTTGTTTTAGAGGAGGGTCAGGACGCACTTAAGGTTGGCGGGCCGCTCACCACACGTCTCCCGAGCGGTAGTCGCACGTCAGCGGCTGGGTCAGGTCAAGGCCGAGGTCAGCGCGGCCATACACCATGACCTCCTCGTCCGGCGTGGGCGTAACGCCCCCGGGTGTGAAACTCCGCCGTTCCCCGAGCCAGTCCAGCCAGCCCGTCCCGGCATACAGGGGGCGGCCCTCGTCGCTGGGGGACAGCAGCCCCAGATCGTACCCGTGCTCTACCTGCGTGTTCACGCGGCGCATGAGTTGCCGGCCCACGCCGCGCCGTTGCCAGTCGGGGTGCACGCCCATGGCCTCCAGATAGCCTGCGCGGTAAGGCTGGTTGCCGACCAGAACGGCCCGCTGCACCACCGCCGCGTGGCCGATGACCTGAGCGCCCTGCCAGGCCAGCGTGTGTAAGCCGCCCAGCGCATGATCCCAGTCTTCGGGGCTGAATTCGCCCTCGTAGACCACATCCAGCAGGGTTCGCAGCGCCCCGATCTGCGGCTGCGTCAACTGGTGCGTGTGCCGTACGTTAAAAGTTATGGTGTTCGTCATGGGTTCCCTCCACCCGAAAAGCCCGAAGCCGCCGCCGTCACTTCGGCAGCGCGGCGGCGAGAGACCCGTGGCCTGACCAGCGGTCTGAAGCGGCTGACGAGGTCACCAGGGTGGAAAGGCCAGGCGCTTATTCTAAAGGTCAAGCCTCTGCGCTTTACGGCGTGATTCGCGTGCCGGCCTGGCCCCGCGCGGCCTGCGCCAGCACCCCCGCGTGCATCCCGCTGGCGATGGTGGCGTGCGGAGCGCCGCGCTCCAGGGCGTCCAGCGCCGCCTGCACCTTGGGAATCATGCCCCCCGCAATCCAGCCTTCCGCCAGTCCGCCCTGCACCTCGGCGCGGGACAGCGTGGCGGCGCGGCTCTCGGGATCCGGGTAGTGGCGGTACACGCCGTCCACATCCGTGAGGAAAACGATGCCTTGCCCCAGCGCGCCCGCCACCGCGCCGGCCGCGGTATCGGCGTTCACGTTCAGGGCCGCGCCGTCCGGGCCGACCGCCACACTGCCGATCACCGGGGTCAGCCCCGCGCCCAGCAGCGTGCGAATCAATTCGGCGTTCACCTGGGTCACACGGCCCACCCGGCCCAGCTCCGGGTCGAGCACCTCCGCCTGCAGGAGCTGGGCGTCGCGGCCCATCAGGCCTAGCGCCTGCCCGATGTCCTGCGAGAGCTGCTTGTTCAGTTGACCCAGCGCCATCTCCACCACGTCCATGGCCTCCGGGGAGGTAACGCGCAGGCCGGTTCTGAATTCGCTGGGGATGTGGCGGGCCGCCAGCTCGCGCTCTATGACCGGGCCGCCCCCATGCACCACCACCACGGGCATGGACGCCCGCAGCGCCGCGATGTCCGCGGCCACCGCGCGCCGCAACTCCAGGTTCTTCATGGCATTCCCGCCGTACTTCACGATCATGCCCAGAGTCTAGGCTGAACACCTGCGCAGGGGGCTTTACTCAAGAAGCTGGGGAGGCGCAGCTTTTATGCTGGCCAGCCCGTCGTTGGCGCTTCAGACGGGATAACTCACTCGGTGGCGCCCTAGTCAGTCGCTATGTTGCCCAGCTGGGTGGGCCGGGCCAGCGGCAGGTTGAGGCGTTTGGCGTACCACATCATGGACGGGCGGGCGTCGAGCTCGAAGGTGTACCCCTGGCGCTCCCAGAAGCGTGAGCCACGCGGGTTCTCGCCCAGGACGCTGGCCAGGACACGTTGCGTGCCGCTGGGCAGCCGGGCCTCCAGTTGGCGCACCGCCTGCTCGCCCAGGCGCTGGTTCTGCCTGTCCTCGCGGATCAGCAGCAGGTTGATGGTCACGTCGCCTTCCTGCGGGTAGCCCACCTTGTAATCCAGGCTGCCCACCAGTTCGCCGTGCTCGTCGTGCAGCAATTCCAGATGACGGCGCGGGTCGGCAAAGGCGGTGTTCACGTCGGCCTGCACTTCGGACAGGTTGGGAAGGCGACTGCCCAGCAGTTCAAAGTAACCGGGGGTGGCCTGGTAGAGACTGTGCAGCAAAGGTGCCAGGTGAGGCACCAGGCGAGTGACTTCCAAGGTGCTAATTCCTCCCGTCCGGAGGGCGTAAGTGCTTGGGTTTCCGGACATCTTCAGCATAAAGGCAGGCCGTGACAATTTCCTCTCTCTTTGTGGACATGTAGGGTTGACGCTTCCTTCACCCGCCTGGGCCGGGAACGCGCTACCCTTCCCCGAGATGAGTGCGCTGCCCACCCCCCCCACCCCGCTGCCCGCCCCCGGCTTCTACCGGCGCCGGCTGGCCCTGCCGGGGGCCGTGCTGGCACCCATGGCCGGCTACAGTGACGCGCCCATGCGGCAACTCGCGGCGGAGCAGGGGGCCCTGTGGACGGTGTCCGAGATGATCAGTGCGCGTGGACTGGCGCTGGGCGGCGAGAACGAGAGCCTGCACCTGGGTCGCCCGCACCCTGGCGAATACCTGCGTGTGGTGCAGCTGTTCGGCGCTGACCCGGACATCCTGGCCGACGCCACGCGCAAAACCGAGGCGTGGTTCGCACCGGCCGCCAT
Proteins encoded in this region:
- a CDS encoding YdgA family protein — translated: MSRPNTVRPAQKRRSPLPAVLLSAVVTAGAVAGATAVFSGRTQQTTEEFAQKLTSSLNASGVVTAQQTGYQKGFASSTQTMTVNIAPEDAGKPVQLLVTNHIKHGPFPGMRGVGQAIVDTDIRFADAQTQAQFERAFAGKKPTIRTLIGLGGDTSTRIEVPGGRVTEDGSTMTWQALQGDVAVSGQTTTTNLTWPGLKITGADGQGELGAVTLRGSTHRQNEQDQLGTGTSTFKIASMKFTSAGQTVRLNNMEVSGDSRLSDPEHYDGVVKYTIGELAFADKNLKNVQLHLGVRHLAREPLNRLLGLVNEMQRASTQGNSTQAARTPDLTPAQEKQLGQDMLALLKDSPRLTLDRLSLTQPGGEILLTGQASAPRMATMTAQQLELLTDQPAVLATMADIHLEAGASEQALTELLGLFGGRLANLGGTLQPMIEQGYVVKQGDQLRTVLDFKDGTPTLNGKALGD
- a CDS encoding NAD(P)/FAD-dependent oxidoreductase → MTRTDALVIGAGILGAACAYRLAQRGLRVQVLEAQDSPALGSSGRSAAGVRTQFNTPTNILLSLHSIQEYRQMPEAEFRAIGYLLLVPPERWPAHRAGVARQRELGAPTAILSPTEAQQVLEFDPAGIEACTFGAQDGVVDPHGVTFGFLRRAREEGAALHTGTPVTALKRINGLWQVQTPAGVFEAPLLINTCGAWAGELARLAGFELPVWPGRRMVYTTGPLKTPRRVPMTFDLSSGVWLRSEGERLLIGRANEADTGWREGLDWDWLEHTLLPALERFPWLQEAGLDRGASWWGYYELTPDEMPILGRMPHLDGWLNACGFSGHGVMQAAAVGRVIAQEALGETPFIDIDPLRFERFTRPELAQKDIQV
- a CDS encoding TetR/AcrR family transcriptional regulator; translated protein: MPDTTPKPKRELPRREQPRREQIHEVASRLFSERGYHATSMRELAGELGMQGGSLYAHISGKEDLLVQIVNRASQQFDEALLSLRDVNLPADEKLREAMHRHILVVADNMDSATVFFHEWKHLSPEAYTRVTGWRDSIDHFYRDLVTEGMRTGLFRPDLDVKMAALLILSTVNWTYTWFHPQGTLTPRDVADGFADMLLSGLRAR
- a CDS encoding SRPBCC family protein — translated: MTNNNMTGNMDQTRLMNGAAGGALILMGLKKRGFLGLLMTGAGGYLAYKAATGNDPVMAAAGLSGNASAAKPIFVEHSVVIDRPAQQVYDYWRKLENLPQIMSHLESVTALDDKRSRWVAKAPLGTHVEWEAEIVNDKPGERIGWHSLPGATVDNAGSVQFESLEGGKTRIHVALSYRPPAGPLGAAVAKLFGEEPSQQIAEDLQKFKTAFEGANPR
- a CDS encoding GNAT family N-acetyltransferase gives rise to the protein MTNTITFNVRHTHQLTQPQIGALRTLLDVVYEGEFSPEDWDHALGGLHTLAWQGAQVIGHAAVVQRAVLVGNQPYRAGYLEAMGVHPDWQRRGVGRQLMRRVNTQVEHGYDLGLLSPSDEGRPLYAGTGWLDWLGERRSFTPGGVTPTPDEEVMVYGRADLGLDLTQPLTCDYRSGDVW
- the argB gene encoding acetylglutamate kinase — protein: MIVKYGGNAMKNLELRRAVAADIAALRASMPVVVVHGGGPVIERELAARHIPSEFRTGLRVTSPEAMDVVEMALGQLNKQLSQDIGQALGLMGRDAQLLQAEVLDPELGRVGRVTQVNAELIRTLLGAGLTPVIGSVAVGPDGAALNVNADTAAGAVAGALGQGIVFLTDVDGVYRHYPDPESRAATLSRAEVQGGLAEGWIAGGMIPKVQAALDALERGAPHATIASGMHAGVLAQAARGQAGTRITP
- a CDS encoding GNAT family N-acetyltransferase — its product is MEVTRLVPHLAPLLHSLYQATPGYFELLGSRLPNLSEVQADVNTAFADPRRHLELLHDEHGELVGSLDYKVGYPQEGDVTINLLLIREDRQNQRLGEQAVRQLEARLPSGTQRVLASVLGENPRGSRFWERQGYTFELDARPSMMWYAKRLNLPLARPTQLGNIATD